Proteins encoded together in one Miscanthus floridulus cultivar M001 chromosome 16, ASM1932011v1, whole genome shotgun sequence window:
- the LOC136510584 gene encoding uncharacterized protein, which translates to MASNFLIEHINFYIPDFNTAYHAILGRPALAKFMAIPYYTYLVLKMPMPTRVLALWANLSITYAYEIESLSLTEATDLSIQMANMINDAKTVPADDLEILVLEPPGAFAKSKEMKEVGLDLDDPTKTVKIGAHLDPK; encoded by the coding sequence ATGGCTAGCAACTTCCttatcgagcacatcaacttctacatccccgacttcaacaccgcctaccatgccatacttggccggccagctctagccaagttcatggccataccataCTACACCTATCTAGTATTGAAGATGCCCATGCCTACAAGAGTTCTggctctgtgggccaacctctccatcacctatgccTACGAAATAGAGAGTCTctccctcaccgaagccaccgacctctccatccagatggctaatATGATCAAtgatgccaagacggtgcccgccgatgacctagagatcctagtGCTGGAGCCTCCAGGTGCCTttgccaagtctaaggaaatgaAAGAGGTCGGCCTTGacctcgatgaccccaccaaaactgtcaagattggggctcatcttgaccccaaatag